From Carassius auratus strain Wakin chromosome 33, ASM336829v1, whole genome shotgun sequence, the proteins below share one genomic window:
- the mrpl40 gene encoding large ribosomal subunit protein mL40 isoform X1, with protein sequence MAGIVCRTASRIISSQASCSSSVVAVRHSHWFTSVLSVKTSMPLRAEPKKKKKVDPRREIMMKERLKKKLKRLEKVPPELIPIEDFITPAKCFDETRIRDAPKLSFEESERRALLLKEWSRYKYSQHQTEMDTIKEALEAQRQALDELKLESEELYKAALSPDTDLFPFQHEGPSYTPPITNHEAPEGKYNDITRVYTQ encoded by the exons ATGGCAGGGATTGTGTGTCGTACTGCAAGCCGGATTATATCGAGTCAAGCATCATG TAGCAGTTCTGTGGTTGCTGTCAGACACAGTCACTGGTTTACATCAGTGCTTTCAGTTAAAACATCAATGCCATTAAG AGCAGaacccaagaagaagaagaaggtggATCCGCGCCGAGAGATAATGATGAAGGAGCGTTTAAAGAAGAAGCTCAAAAGGCTGGAGAAAGTTCCTCCCGAACTGATTCCCATCGAAGACTTTATTACACCCGCTAAGTGCTTTGATGAGACCAG GATCCGTGACGCTCCTAAACTGTCTTTTGAGGAGAGCGAGCGCAGAGCTCTTCTGCTGAAGGAATGGTCCAGATACAAGTACAGCCAGCACCAGACGGAGATGGACACCATCAAGGAGGCTCTGGAGGCTCAGAGACAAGCGCTGGACGAGCTGAAACTGGAGTCAGAAGAGCTTTATAAAGCAGCGCTCAGTCCAGATACAGACTTGTTCCCTTTCCAGCACGAGGGGCCGAGTTACACGCCTCCCATTACAAACCATGAGGCTCCAGAGGGCAAATACAACGACATTACACGAGTATACACACAGTGA
- the mrpl40 gene encoding large ribosomal subunit protein mL40 isoform X2 — translation MAGIVCRTASRIISSQASCSSVVAVRHSHWFTSVLSVKTSMPLRAEPKKKKKVDPRREIMMKERLKKKLKRLEKVPPELIPIEDFITPAKCFDETRIRDAPKLSFEESERRALLLKEWSRYKYSQHQTEMDTIKEALEAQRQALDELKLESEELYKAALSPDTDLFPFQHEGPSYTPPITNHEAPEGKYNDITRVYTQ, via the exons ATGGCAGGGATTGTGTGTCGTACTGCAAGCCGGATTATATCGAGTCAAGCATCATG CAGTTCTGTGGTTGCTGTCAGACACAGTCACTGGTTTACATCAGTGCTTTCAGTTAAAACATCAATGCCATTAAG AGCAGaacccaagaagaagaagaaggtggATCCGCGCCGAGAGATAATGATGAAGGAGCGTTTAAAGAAGAAGCTCAAAAGGCTGGAGAAAGTTCCTCCCGAACTGATTCCCATCGAAGACTTTATTACACCCGCTAAGTGCTTTGATGAGACCAG GATCCGTGACGCTCCTAAACTGTCTTTTGAGGAGAGCGAGCGCAGAGCTCTTCTGCTGAAGGAATGGTCCAGATACAAGTACAGCCAGCACCAGACGGAGATGGACACCATCAAGGAGGCTCTGGAGGCTCAGAGACAAGCGCTGGACGAGCTGAAACTGGAGTCAGAAGAGCTTTATAAAGCAGCGCTCAGTCCAGATACAGACTTGTTCCCTTTCCAGCACGAGGGGCCGAGTTACACGCCTCCCATTACAAACCATGAGGCTCCAGAGGGCAAATACAACGACATTACACGAGTATACACACAGTGA